The following DNA comes from Desulfovibrio sp..
CTTGCCCGTGGCGGCAGTGCTGACATTGAAACGCGCCAGCCGCAAGGCTCCGCAGGCGGCGTAGATAAAGGCCGCCGCAATGCCCATGCGGTTGAAGTCGTGCAGTTCCCACTGCCAGAGCAGCATGGCCGGGGCAAGCCCAAAGGCCACCAGATCGGCGAGGGAGTCGTACTGAACACCAAACTCGCTGGCCGTATTGGTGAGACGGGCCACCTTTCCGTCCAGGCCGTCCATAACCGCAGAGAGCAGTATGGCCATGCAGGCGGACTCAAAACGCCCCTGCCCTGCCCATACCATAGACAAAAAGCCAAGAAACATGCTCAACGTCGTGATCATGTTCGGCAGGAGGTATACTCCCTTGCGTGGCTTTTTACTTTCTGTGGTCATTCTTCACCATTACTGCGCTGAATCTTTCCTGCAGCGGAGCGTAAAAAACTATTCCTGTCCCGCTCGGGCAACAATGCACTGCCCGGCAAAGACCTGCTGGCCCAACTGCGCAGCAGCAACATACCCTTCAGGCATGTAAAGGTCAACTCGAGAACCAAAACGTATCATGCCATAGCGCTGCCCGCGTTCAAGAACGTCGCCTATATCCGTGCGGCAGACTATGCGGCGGGCCACAAGCCCCGCAATCTGAACCATGGTCCACTGCTTTCCGCCATCGTCGCGCAGGCTGTAGGCGCAGCGTTCGTTGTCCGTGGCGGCCTTGTCAAAGGCCGCGTTGACGAACGCGCCGGGGAAATAGCGTATATCTTCCACCGTGCAGGCCACCGGCGAGCGGTTCACGTGCACGCTGAACACATTCATAAAGATGCTGATGCACAGGCGCTTTTCACCGCTGAAGGGATCGGGTTTTTCCTCGATGCGAATAACCTTGCCGTCAGCGGGGCTTATGGCCAGACCCGGCCCCTGCGGGGTCACACGCTCGGGATCGCGAAAAAAATGCATGCTGAACCAGCACAGGGCCAGAAAAACCAGAGCAAGAGGCCACCAGCCCAGGGCGGCGAACACAAGAGCCGAAAAGCCCGTAAGCCCGATGCAGGGCCATCCTTCAGGGGTAATGCCGCAATGGGCGGTTCGCATGGCTGCTCCAGTTCGTAATGCGCGGCTGGCCGCGCTGTTGCGTAATCAAGGCGGTAGCATAGTCCCACATGCGCCGCATGGCAAGCACAAGCATGCGGCCCGGCCCGAAAAAACCTCCCCTTGCCGTATGTCCGGCGCGGGATTATACTGTAAGCATGAGCAGCGCGTTCGCCCCTCGTTTGAAGCTTTACACCTTGCTGTGCAGTCTTGCCCTTGCAGGCCTGCTGGCGGGGTGCGGCCCCAAGGACATCGGCGAGGGCACATCTGCTGCCAGTGAAACGCCCCCTCTGGGCGTAAACGCCGAAGACCAGATGCGCTACCCCATCACGGGCACCAACAGGACACAACAGTTGCTCTACCTGCAAAACAGGCCCGATATCATGGCCAACACGCAACAATGGCGTTTGCGGCAGTTCAACGCGATTCACGGTCTGGACAAGGACGTCAGCCCTGAAGATCCGGCCTACAGGGCCGTGCCCAAACAACGCAGTCCTTTCAAGCAGTAGCAGCCATCTATGGATCCCATTACACATGCCGCCAGCGGCGCTGTAGCCATGCTGTCCCTGCCGAACCGGCCCGCCACACGGTGGGCCGTGCTGCTGGCCGCCATCGCTTCTGCCTCCCCCGATATTGACGTGGCCCTTTGCCACACCCCCCTTGAATTTCTGCTCCTGCACCGGGGCATCACCCACTCACTGGCGGCGGCCCCGCTGCTGGGCCTGCTGCTGGCGCTGCTGGCGCGCCCTTTGTGGAAATCCTCCACGCCGGGGCACTGGAACTTCCCCAGGGTCTGGCTGTTCATGATCGGCATGGTGCTGCTGCACATCTGGCTGGATGTCATCACCACCTACGGCACCATGATATACCTGCCCTTTTCCCACGAAAGGGTGCGGCTTAACGCCGTGTATATCATTGATCTTTTGCTGACCCTGCCCCTGCTCTGGGCCGTGCTGCGCTGGCGGGCCAAGCGGGGACTCATGCGCCTGGGCCTGGCCTGGGTTTTTGTGTATCCGGCGCTGTGTATTTCTCTCAATGCCTGGCATACGGCCCAGACCCAGGATCGCCTGACCGCTGAAGCCCAAACCACGCGGCAAACCACGCGGCAGACGGTACGGCAGGTTGTGCTGCTGCCCGACGCCTTTGGCCCCCTGTTCTGGCGCGTCCTGTACGAAACGGACGGGCCCGACGGCAGGATCGTCCACAGTCAGGGACTCAACGCCCTGGGCCAGCCCCGCACAGCACCGTCGTCCCACAGGGCCGCGCCGCCGGAACTTCTGGCGGAACTGGCCCGGCAGTCCGTGGCGGCTGACGCCTTTTTCAACTTCACCCTGCTGCCGGTCATAAGCCCGCTGGCAAATGACTTTACACCAGTGGAAGCCCATGCGGCAGAAGCCCATGCGGCGGCAGGGGACGGCCCTTCCGCCCAGGCCACGCCGACAGCCCCGGCGGGCACGGCAGGCGACCGCCCGGCCGCCCAAACGCGCCCCACCTACGCGCTGTTTAACGACCTGCGCTTTGGCAGCGATCTCGCCTTGGTGCGCGCCATCATTGCCCACCGTCCCAATGCCGACGTTCCTTTTAAATATATGGTGGAACTGGATCTCGCCGATCCGGGCCAATCCGTAGCCCTTGTGAATGAGGGCAAAAATCCGGGCGACGTGCGGCTTGTGCGCGAGCGCCTGCGCTTTTCTGACAGCGGCAAGGACTCGCACTGGCAAAAGCCGAGGCTGCCTTCTCCGCCCCCGTTCCGTGACTGGATCATGGGGCTGCGCTAATATTTTGTCCGGCGGGCGGCCTGCTGCCGCGCCATAACACCCCGGCGCGCGCGCAGCCGGATGGCCCATGCCGGAATAACTCCAGAACTGTCGAGGATTGCTATGGATACCAACTTTTCGCATCTGGACGGACAGGGCAACGTGACCATGGTGGATGTGGGGCACAAGGCCGCCACCGAACGCGTCGCCATTGCCGAGGCTGTTGTGGAGCTGAGCCCGGCCACCCTCGAACTGCTGCTCAAGGTGGCCTTGCCCAAGGGCGATGTGCTGACCTGCGCCAAGATCGGCGGCATCATGGCCGCCAAGCGGGTTGGGGAGCTTATCCCCCTGTGCCATCCGCTCAACCTCAGCTTTGCCGACATACGCTTTGATGTGAGCCAGATGCCGCCGCGCATCCGCATTGAGGCTGAAACCCGCACCGTCAGCAACACCGGCGTGGAGATGGAAGCCATTGTGGCCGCGCAAACCGCTGCCGCCGTTATTTATGATATGTGCAAAGCCGTGCAGCGCGATATAGTTATCAGCCGGGTGCGCCTGCTGCACAAGCGCGGCGGCAAAAGCGGCGAATTCAACGCACTGGACATGGACTAATGACCCTGCCTCATATCGACCCCGTTGCCCTCAGTTTCGGCAACCTTCAGTTGCGCTGGTACGGCCTCATGTATCTTGCGGGCTTTGGTCTGGGCTGGTGGCTGGGGCGCTGGCGCGCATCCCGTCCCAATTCCGGCTGGCGCGCTGCCGACGTGGACGACCTGCTGACCTGCGTCATGATCGGCATCATTCTGGGCGGCCGCCTGGGCTATGTGCTGTTCTACGACCTGCCCGTCTACGTATCCGATCCTATGGAGATACTGCGCATCTGGAACGGGGGCATGTCCTTTCACGGCGGCCTGCTCGGCGTTCTTGGCGCTTTCTGGTACTTTGCGCATACCCGCCATCGCTCGTTTCTCGACATCTCGGACCTGGTGGCCCCGCTGGTGCCCCCGGGCCTGTTCTTTGGCCGTATGGGCAACTATATCAACGGCGAGCTCTGGGGCAAGGTCACGGACAGCCCTTGGGGCGTGGTTTTTCCCGGCGGCGGCCCCTATCCCAGGCATCCCAGCCAGTTGTACGAAGGGCTGCTGGAAGGCCTGGTTCTTTTTACCGTGGTCTGGATTTATTCGCTGAAACCGCGCAAACGCGGGGCCGTTTCGGGCCTGTTCGCCCTTGGCTACGGCGTGTTCCGCTTTACGGTGGAATTTGTGCGCGTGCCTGACGCCCAGCTGGGCTACCTGGCTTTTGGCTGGCTGACCATGGGG
Coding sequences within:
- the moaC gene encoding cyclic pyranopterin monophosphate synthase MoaC — translated: MDTNFSHLDGQGNVTMVDVGHKAATERVAIAEAVVELSPATLELLLKVALPKGDVLTCAKIGGIMAAKRVGELIPLCHPLNLSFADIRFDVSQMPPRIRIEAETRTVSNTGVEMEAIVAAQTAAAVIYDMCKAVQRDIVISRVRLLHKRGGKSGEFNALDMD
- a CDS encoding phosphatidylserine decarboxylase family protein, producing MRTAHCGITPEGWPCIGLTGFSALVFAALGWWPLALVFLALCWFSMHFFRDPERVTPQGPGLAISPADGKVIRIEEKPDPFSGEKRLCISIFMNVFSVHVNRSPVACTVEDIRYFPGAFVNAAFDKAATDNERCAYSLRDDGGKQWTMVQIAGLVARRIVCRTDIGDVLERGQRYGMIRFGSRVDLYMPEGYVAAAQLGQQVFAGQCIVARAGQE
- a CDS encoding metal-dependent hydrolase, with the protein product MDPITHAASGAVAMLSLPNRPATRWAVLLAAIASASPDIDVALCHTPLEFLLLHRGITHSLAAAPLLGLLLALLARPLWKSSTPGHWNFPRVWLFMIGMVLLHIWLDVITTYGTMIYLPFSHERVRLNAVYIIDLLLTLPLLWAVLRWRAKRGLMRLGLAWVFVYPALCISLNAWHTAQTQDRLTAEAQTTRQTTRQTVRQVVLLPDAFGPLFWRVLYETDGPDGRIVHSQGLNALGQPRTAPSSHRAAPPELLAELARQSVAADAFFNFTLLPVISPLANDFTPVEAHAAEAHAAAGDGPSAQATPTAPAGTAGDRPAAQTRPTYALFNDLRFGSDLALVRAIIAHRPNADVPFKYMVELDLADPGQSVALVNEGKNPGDVRLVRERLRFSDSGKDSHWQKPRLPSPPPFRDWIMGLR
- a CDS encoding chemotaxis protein, with protein sequence MSSAFAPRLKLYTLLCSLALAGLLAGCGPKDIGEGTSAASETPPLGVNAEDQMRYPITGTNRTQQLLYLQNRPDIMANTQQWRLRQFNAIHGLDKDVSPEDPAYRAVPKQRSPFKQ
- the pssA gene encoding CDP-diacylglycerol--serine O-phosphatidyltransferase encodes the protein MTTESKKPRKGVYLLPNMITTLSMFLGFLSMVWAGQGRFESACMAILLSAVMDGLDGKVARLTNTASEFGVQYDSLADLVAFGLAPAMLLWQWELHDFNRMGIAAAFIYAACGALRLARFNVSTAATGKRFFIGLPIPAGGCTIVTFVFFASMFPDGFQPIKPYLALLLAVGVGVLMVSRVRYFSFKEYDFLRAHPIRTMLVFLLILSSVVSFPRVMGFVLCAVYIAGGILYTFVILPRRDRQLLRALSPQSD
- the lgt gene encoding prolipoprotein diacylglyceryl transferase; protein product: MTLPHIDPVALSFGNLQLRWYGLMYLAGFGLGWWLGRWRASRPNSGWRAADVDDLLTCVMIGIILGGRLGYVLFYDLPVYVSDPMEILRIWNGGMSFHGGLLGVLGAFWYFAHTRHRSFLDISDLVAPLVPPGLFFGRMGNYINGELWGKVTDSPWGVVFPGGGPYPRHPSQLYEGLLEGLVLFTVVWIYSLKPRKRGAVSGLFALGYGVFRFTVEFVRVPDAQLGYLAFGWLTMGQLLCLPLIAVGLWLLCRQAPIMQPDIRVELNRPDGPNSGQGSGSNSGPNSGKGKSTKGGKSRPKK